Proteins from a genomic interval of Neodiprion lecontei isolate iyNeoLeco1 chromosome 2, iyNeoLeco1.1, whole genome shotgun sequence:
- the LOC107218141 gene encoding SRA stem-loop-interacting RNA-binding protein, mitochondrial-like translates to MAAKVAESTHKLFVSNLPWTVAHRQLKEYFSQFGFVSNAYVVFDRTTGMSKGYGFVTFSSPKELNVAVKKTHHFLEGNPIYLSDPHSTNQLQQ, encoded by the coding sequence ATGGCAGCCAAAGTTGCAGAGTCAACTCATAAATTGTTCGTAAGCAACTTGCCCTGGACTGTAGCACATAGGCAGTTGAAAGAATACTTTTCACAGTTTGGCTTTGTCTCCAACGCGTATGTTGTTTTTGACAGAACGACTGGAATGAGCAAAGGCTATGGCTTTGTTACGTTTAGTAGTCCAAAAGAACTGAACGTTGCAGTCAAAAAGACACATCACTTTCTAGAAGGAAACCCGATATACCTTTCAGACCCCCATAGTACCAATCAGCTCCAACAGTGA
- the LOC107218140 gene encoding acyl-CoA-binding domain-containing protein 6: MANSESADISQLDKTFDRAADHLQSLASQLDSGQLLGFYGLYKQATVGPCDTPRPSWYQTQAKHKWEAWKALGDMGKEVAMGSYIRAVGKLDPTWEKDARLGSQAWVTVSRLPNTDVELRDIDKTLLDWVKDGDEEKVRDIIARDRKSINVSDDSGMLPIHWASDRGYMPTIKCLVENGAEVNARDNEGQTALHYAASCGHAEVVKYLLSVGAQCVKDNDGMTPKDVADEQIAALL, encoded by the coding sequence atGGCTAACAGTGAGTCCGCCGATATATCTCAGCTTGACAAAACATTCGATAGGGCTGCGGATCACCTTCAATCTTTAGCGTCACAATTAGATTCCGGACAGCTTTTAGGCTTTTATGGTCTGTATAAACAAGCTACTGTAGGACCATGCGACACACCCCGACCGAGTTGGTATCAAACCCAAGCTAAACATAAATGGGAGGCGTGGAAAGCACTGGGTGACATGGGCAAGGAAGTTGCTATGGGAAGTTACATACGAGCAGTAGGTAAGTTGGATCCTACATGGGAGAAAGACGCTAGATTAGGATCCCAGGCTTGGGTCACAGTTAGTCGTTTACCCAACACAGATGTAGAGCTTCGAGATATAGACAAGACTTTGTTAGATTGGGTTAAAGACGGAGATGAAGAAAAGGTTAGAGATATAATAGCCAGAGACCGGAAATCTATAAATGTTTCTGATGACTCTGGAATGTTACCGATACACTGGGCATCTGATCGAGGCTACATGCCGACTATAAAATGTCTTGTCGAGAACGGAGCCGAAGTAAACGCTCGAGATAACGAGGGACAAACTGCCCTGCATTACGCAGCTTCCTGCGGTCATGCAGAAGTAGTAAAATATCTCTTGTCTGTTGGGGCTCAGTGTGTAAAGGACAACGATGGTATGACCCCGAAAGATGTAGCGGATGAACAAATAGCGGCCTTGCTTTGA
- the LOC107218139 gene encoding probable methyltransferase-like protein 23 isoform X1, translating to MPGLEESFWFHSSPSAQGPMSDGVASEQVKKFFFTSRRNLELDQDDESLEIYIPEVSNTTFIIYHLGKSPILCSNKLLPVLRVLLLQASYSFYTWPSAPVLAWFLWEHRGDLVGKRVLELGSGTALPGIVASKCGALVTLSDSASLPKSLQHIKRSCELNGVLSQVKVVGVTWGLFLSGLFSIGPLDLILGSDCFYEPTVFEDIVVTVAFLLERNSNARFLCTYQERSADWSIEHLLNKWGLTCTHIPLAGLGANSGINIQELMQDHTIHLLDIRRAS from the exons ATGCCGGGATTAGAAGAAAGTTTTTGGTTTCACTCAAGTCCTTCCGCGCAAGGCCCAATGTCCGATGGGGTCGCCTCCGAgcaagtgaaaaaattctttttcacatCTCGACGGAACTTGGAACTTGATCAGGACGACGAATCACTCGAGATTTACATACCCGAGGTGAGCAATACGACTTTCATCATTTACCATCTCGGTAAATCGCCCATTTTATGTTCCAACAAACTGCTACCGGTATTACGCGTTTTG CTCCTGCAGGCAAGCTACAGCTTCTATACTTGGCCGTCAGCTCCGGTTCTGGCGTGGTTTTTGTGGGAACACCGTGGAGATTTGGTTGGGAAGAGAGTGTTGGAGCTTGGTTCTGGTACAGCGCTTCCTGGAATAGTGGCGAGCAAGTGTGGCGCTCTGGTAACACTCAGCGATTCTGCAAGTCTACCGAAGAGTTTGCAGCACATAAAGCGTAGTTGTGAGCTGAACGGTGTTTTGTCGCAAGTCAAAGTAGTTGGAGTAACTTGGGGCCTCTTCTTGTCTGGATTATTTTCAATCGGTCCTCTAGACTTGATCCTGGGATCAGATTGCTTTTACGAACCAACTGTCTTCGAAGACATTGTTGTAACTGTTGCCTTTCTATTAGAGAGAAACTCAAACGCAAGATTCTTGTGCACATATCAAGAGCGTAGTGCTGACTGGTCCATTGAACACTTACTCAATAAGTGGGGGTTGACCTGTACACATATTCCTCTTGCTGGGCTCGGCGCTAACTCTGGCATAAATATACAGGAGTTGATGCAAGATCATACAATTCATTTACTCGACATCAGGCGAGCTTCGtag
- the LOC107218139 gene encoding probable methyltransferase-like protein 23 isoform X2, with protein MPGLEESFWFHSSPSAQGPMSDGVASEQVKKFFFTSRRNLELDQDDESLEIYIPELLQASYSFYTWPSAPVLAWFLWEHRGDLVGKRVLELGSGTALPGIVASKCGALVTLSDSASLPKSLQHIKRSCELNGVLSQVKVVGVTWGLFLSGLFSIGPLDLILGSDCFYEPTVFEDIVVTVAFLLERNSNARFLCTYQERSADWSIEHLLNKWGLTCTHIPLAGLGANSGINIQELMQDHTIHLLDIRRAS; from the exons ATGCCGGGATTAGAAGAAAGTTTTTGGTTTCACTCAAGTCCTTCCGCGCAAGGCCCAATGTCCGATGGGGTCGCCTCCGAgcaagtgaaaaaattctttttcacatCTCGACGGAACTTGGAACTTGATCAGGACGACGAATCACTCGAGATTTACATACCCGAG CTCCTGCAGGCAAGCTACAGCTTCTATACTTGGCCGTCAGCTCCGGTTCTGGCGTGGTTTTTGTGGGAACACCGTGGAGATTTGGTTGGGAAGAGAGTGTTGGAGCTTGGTTCTGGTACAGCGCTTCCTGGAATAGTGGCGAGCAAGTGTGGCGCTCTGGTAACACTCAGCGATTCTGCAAGTCTACCGAAGAGTTTGCAGCACATAAAGCGTAGTTGTGAGCTGAACGGTGTTTTGTCGCAAGTCAAAGTAGTTGGAGTAACTTGGGGCCTCTTCTTGTCTGGATTATTTTCAATCGGTCCTCTAGACTTGATCCTGGGATCAGATTGCTTTTACGAACCAACTGTCTTCGAAGACATTGTTGTAACTGTTGCCTTTCTATTAGAGAGAAACTCAAACGCAAGATTCTTGTGCACATATCAAGAGCGTAGTGCTGACTGGTCCATTGAACACTTACTCAATAAGTGGGGGTTGACCTGTACACATATTCCTCTTGCTGGGCTCGGCGCTAACTCTGGCATAAATATACAGGAGTTGATGCAAGATCATACAATTCATTTACTCGACATCAGGCGAGCTTCGtag